Below is a window of Paenibacillus bovis DNA.
TCCCGGTTGTAGGGTATCAGGGATCGGTACTGCCGGCCTTCTTCGTCGGACTGCTCGGCGCCAAGTTCGAACGATATCTTCGTAAGCGCATTCCTGAATCGCTGGATCTGATTCTGACGCCATTTCTGACGCTGCTCGTTATGATCACGCTGGGGCTGTTTGCTATCGGACCGGTGTTCCACTCGCTGGAAGAAGTCGTGCTGCACGGAACAACAGCTGTGCTGAATATGCCGTATGGTATTGCCGGAATCATCATCGGATTTCTGCACCAGATTATCGTTGTTACCGGAGTGCATCATATTTTCAATCTACTGGAAATCCAGTTGCTGGAGAAAACAGGGGTCAATCCGTTCAATGCGATTATTACCTGTGCGATGGCAGCTCAAGCAGCAGCCTGTCTGGCTGTCGGACTGAAAACCAAAGACGCCAAGCTGAAAGCGCTGGCATTGCCATCTTCATTCTCTGCTTTTCTCGGGATTACCGAGCCAGCGATCTTCGGTGTGAATCTGCGCTATATGAAGCCCTTCATTATGGGACTGATTGGAGGAGCGGCGGGCGGATTTCTCGCTTCTCTGCTGCATCTGGCAGGTACCGGGATGGCGATTACAGTACTGCCAGGCACACTGCTCTATCTGAATTCACAGCTGCCAATGTATATTTTGTGTAATCTGGTAGCGATGGCTATCGGTTTTGCGCTGACATGGGTATTTGGATTCAATGACAAGATGCTGAATGATATGAAGATTGCGGATAAATAAAGATGTGGTGACTGAATCGGCTGTGGATTCTGTAAATAGCAGTAACAAAAGCAGGTGGCAAAAGAAAATGCTAACTGCAAAGAAAATGCGAATGTAAAAGCAAAAGTGAATGCGAGCACAACTACAAATATAACTACAAATGCTAACCACAAAAAGAAGACAGTACGCTTATACAGGTACTGTCTTCTTTTTGCGGTTAGGTTAAGTTAGGTGTGCTTGCTCTTTATACGATTTTTATGCTTTGTGCGAACTGTGAAGCAGCTTATAGCAAGTCATCTTCTTTTGGTGATACAGAACATTGGATGTACAATGAAGAATAATCCTTTTAACTATTTCAAGAAACAGACTGTTCGTCATGCAGGAGTTGAATTGTATTGATAAAGAAAATGAAATATATGCAAAATCTGACTGTCCAGGAGAAGCATATTGTCGAGTATATTTTGCGTGATCCGCAGGTGGTATTTGATCATACTGCGCAGGAAATTGCCGGGCTGACGTTTACGAGTGCCTCGACAGTGGTCCGGCTGTGCAAAAAGCTGGGCGCGCAGGGATATCCCGATTTCCAGCTAAAACTGGCGCTGGATGATGAGATTCGGCAGCTATCCAGTAATCGCTTGGCAGCCAGGCAGCCATCCGGCTCACTGACCGATCATATGGAGTGGATCCCTGCGATCTACGATGAAGCACTGATCGAGACGCGGCGCAGAATTGACCTGGCTGTTCTTCAACCGGTGTGTGATTGGGTGCAGGAAGCCGTAAGAATCGATATCTATGGCAGCGAAAGCAATTATTATACCGCACAGCAAGCATGTGCGCGCTGGAATGAGATCGGCCGCAGTGCGATTGCCCATAACAGTGCCAATCATCATTATTTATCCAATCCGCATCTGGATGCATCCATATTGTCGTTTGTTATTTCCCATACCGGCCGTAATCCGGCGATGCTGGAAATTGCCCGTACGTTAAAAGAAAAAGGGCGCCGAATAGTTGCTTTAACCGGTGGTATGGATACACCGCTGGCACGATTATGTGACTACACGCTGCTGACGTATGCAGCACCTATCGGTCCGGCTTCCAAAATGTTCTCGGCGATATCCGCGCAATATTTGTTTGATGTACTGTTGGTGAGTAACTGGTCTACTCCATAAATCAGAAGCTGCTCAAAGGGTGATCCATAGTATCTGCTGCGAATACAATACCTGCATCCCGGCGGGCAGCTTCCAATGTCTGCATAACGGCATAACTGTGATCCAGCAGTTCATAGCAGCGCGAATAGTCACTGCTACGATAGATTTCTTCAAATACAGCCAGTTCGTAATACAGAGGATTATCGATAGTCTGCTCGTTATATTCCATCTGCTGCTCTCCCGTATGGATCAGAATCCGACGGCAGCCATTCGCGCCATGCTCAATATGGAAGTAACCATTCTCTCCCTGGATCAGCACAAAATTCATACCGTGTGTATCTTTGGCACCTACACATTCTGCTATATATTCATCGTAGGTGAGAACCAGCACGCCGGAGGTGTCGATTCCGCCGGAATGCTTGTTGGCGGTATAGCTGACCTGACGGGGAGAGCCGAAGAGATTCATCACGAGATGCAGGTTATAAATATTAATATCCATCAAGGCACCACCGGAAAAAGCCGGATTGAATACATTGGGCAAGCCGCCGCTTAGCAGTTCATTATATTTACGTGAATACTGGCTGTAATTACACTGGATCAGACGGATCGGGCCTAATCGGTCGATATTTTGCTTAATCCACTGGTAATTGGGCAGATGAATATTGGTAATCGCTTCGAATAAAAATAACTGCTGCTTCCGGGCTGTCCGGATCAGAATCTGCAGTTCGCGAGTGGTAGAAGTAAATGGTTTCTCGCAAATCACATGTTTGCCATGCTGCAAAGCCTGCAACGCATAATCAAAATGAAGACTGTTCGGCGATGCGATATAGATCCAGTCCACCTCGGGATCATGCAGCAGCTCATCGAGCACGGTATGGATGCGCGCAATGCCGTATTGTTGTGCAAGTGGTTCGGCAGTTGACTGTCTGCGGGATAGGATCGCGGTGCATGAAGCAGAGGGGATATGCTGCAACGCATCGAGAAAAGCATGGGCAATACTGCCGGTTCCAATGATTCCAATATTCATAGGTGGGATACTCCTGTCTTTTACATAATATAAGGACACTTTTTAGGTTACATTCTTTTTTACAGACTGCTTATAGTGGCGATTGAAATCACAGTACAAGCGAATCGGATAGAGCAGTAAGTGAATGTGGAGAGACGAATAATGTAGGTCATCATACCACTACCAATCGTTTGAAGAAATGATTGGTGGATAGATTGGTTGGCCATTTCATAAAACGTCGAGTAACCTGCTCCAGTCCTGAAATTGAATTTTAAAAATAGGTCATGGATAATAGAATATACAATATATGTAAGAGAGAGGGATGGTTATAATGACACTCGATTCACTGGGACTGCAAGGCAAACTGATCGTATCCTGTCAGGCACTGGAGCATGAGCCGCTATACAGCTCTTTTATTATGGGGAGAATGGCACTCGCTGCCCAGCAGGGAGGAGCAGCCGGTATCCGCGCCAATACCGCAGAGGATATTAACGAAATTCGGCAGCAGGTTCAGCTACCGGTGATTGGGATTGTGAAGCGCAATTATGGAGAGCATCCGGTATTTATTACGCCTACGCTCAAGGAAGTGGCCGAGCTGGCGGCAACCGGCTGTGAGATTGTCGCGCTGGATGCAACGGATCGGCCGAGACCGGATGGGATGAGTCTGAGTGAACTGGTCCGGCAGATTCGGCAGCAGTATCCACAGCTGCTACTCATGGCGGATGTATCGACGGTCGAGGAGGGGCTGGAAGCGCAGCGACTTGGATTCGATCTGGTATCGGCGACATTGGTCGGCTACACGGAGCAGACAAAAGGGCAGAAACTATACGAAAACGATTTTGCCATTTTAAAAGAAATGCTGCGACAGATTACGGCACCTATCGTAGCCGAAGGGAATATTCTGACGCCGGAAATGGCAGCGCGCTGTCTGGAACTGGGCGTGTATAGTGTAGTGGTCGGCGGAGCGATTACACGGCCGCAGCAGATTACGGAGCGGTTTATCGAGCAGATGAAGCAGCGGATGCAGGGATAAGGTTGAGCACGTGAAGCTTCCTTTTGATCTTCCACTCATAGGGTATACGTTGTCTGGCTATCAAGCAGACAGCTGAGGCTGTACATATCGTGCCATCATTTGCTTGCATCATGCCATGTGCCTGCAAGCGGATACAGGATAAGATAAGAATGTGATACGCATACGTATGTAGCGGATCAAAGCGAATCTACAGTCCGCCCCTTCAGGTGGAATGATCAGGAGGAACCAATATGTCCATTTTCTATGATGAAAAACAAGCAACCTTTCATTTGCAAACGTCTTCAACAAGTTATGTGATCCAATTAATCCATGGACGCCATCTGGCGCATTTATACTGGGGGCCTGCACTGCGGCACTCCACGGTAGGCAGTTTGCTGCGCAGAATCGAACGCGCTTCTTTTAGCCCGAACTATCATGATGAGGATCGTACTTTTTCCTTTGACACACTGCCGCAGGAATATCCGGGGTACGGACGCGGAGACTACCGAGAGCCTGCTTTTGAAGTAATGCTGCCCAACGGCTCCAGTGTAAACGATCTGCATTATGTGAGCCACCGTATAACGGCGGGCAAGCCTGCACTGGAAGGACTGCCGGCTACTTATGTGGAGCAGGATAGCGAAGCAGATACACTGGAGATTACGCTGCGCGACGAACTGACCGGTCTGGAAGCGATCGTACAGTACTCTGTATTCGGCGAATTGAATGCGATTACCCGTGCAGTCCGTCTGCATAATCAGGGTAGCGAGCCGGTATCGATCCGGCGCGCGCTAAGCAGTAGCGTGGATTTCCATCAGGATCAGTATGAGATGATGCATTTGTCCGGCGCATGGGTGCGTGAGCGTCACGTACATTATCGTCCGCTCACACCGGGATTGCAGCGTGTGGAGAGCAAGCGCGGCTCCAGCAGCCACCAGCATAATCCGTTTATCGCTCTTCTGGAAAAAGGAGCAACCGAGGATCATGGTCAGGTATACGGGATGAGCCTGGTCTACAGCGGTAACTTTATCGCTCAGGTTGAGGTGGATCAATTCCGTACGACCCGGATGCAGGTGGGATTGTCTCCGTTTGACTTTGAATGGAAACTGGAAGCAGGCGAGACGTTCCAAACGCCGGAAGCAGTGCTGGTTCATTCCGCCAACGGGCTGGGCGGCATGTCGCGTACATACCACAAGCTCTATCGTACACATCTGAGCCGTGGTACACATCGTGACCAGGTGCGTCCGATTCTGATCAATAACTGGGAAGCGACGTATTTTGATTTTGATGCACCCAAAATCAAACGTATTGCTGCAGCCGGACAGGAACTGGGTATTGAGCTGTTCGTGCTGGATGACGGCTGGTTCGGGCATCGGGATAATGACCGGTCTTCTCTGGGAGACTGGGTAGAGGACCGCCGCAAGCTGCCGGAAGGTCTGGGCAAGCTGGCACAGGAAATTGTGGATACGGGCATGCAGTTCGGATTGTGGTTCGAGCCGGAAATGGTATCACCGGACAGCGATCTGTACCGCAAGCATCCTGACTGGTGTCTGCACGTACCGGATCGCAGCCGCTCCATGGGGCGTCAGCAATTGATTCTCGATCTGTCCCGTCAGGACGTATGTGATTATATCGTGGAATCAGTCAGCAGTGTGCTCGCATCGGCTCCGATCACCTATGTAAAATGGGATATGAACCGCAATATGTCCGAGATCGGCTCGGCATTGCTGCCGGCAGAACGGCAGCGGGAAACAGCGCACCGCTATATGCTGGGCTTGTACAATGTACTGGAGCGCATTACATCGGCGTTCCCGGATGTGCTGTTCGAGAGCTGTTCCGGTGGCGGCGGACGTTTTGACCCGGGGATGCTCTATTATATGCCGCAGACATGGACCAGTGATGACACCGATGCAGTGGAGCGTTTGAAAATTCAGTACGGTACCAGTATGGTCTATCCGGCGAGCTCGATGGGTTCCCATGTATCGGCTGTACCGAACCATCAGGTGGGACGGATCACTTCCTTTGCTACACGCGGTCATGTGGCGATGTCCGGCAACTTTGGCTATGAGCTGGATCTGACGAGTCTGACCGAGGAAGAGAAGCAGGAAGTGCGCGAGCAGGTGACCCAGTACAAGCAGCTGCGCGGATTAATCCAGTTTGGCGAATTCTATCGTCTGCTCAGTCCGTTTGAAGGCAATTATACGGCATGGATGTTCGTCTCGGAAGATCAGCAGGAGGCATTTGGCGGCTACTTCCAGGTACTGAGCGAGCCGAATCCACCACTGCGCCGCCTAAGACTCAGAGGACTGAATCCGGAAAGTCGTTACCGTATGAGTGTAAATGGCATTGAAGAAGAACAAGTGTATTACGGAGATGAGCTGATGTATCACGGCATCGCGCTGATCGAGAAATATGAAGATTTCCAGAGTACATTGTTTACTTTTAAATCGGTGCAATAAAAGAAACAATCCGCGCTCAGATCAGCATTATCTACGCTGATCTACTCGCTGTTCTGCCATGCGATTTATATTGGCTCTGGGCGTAGGCGTTTAGGCGAGCATGGGCTCTGGAATTACGATCTACGGTAACACTCCTCGCCGAGTATGATTTGTTGTCAGGCGATCTGAACGGTATACTGTGAATAGCTCTCTTGCCGGCTGCCGCAGAAGCACAAGAGGCTCTACAACCTGACAGATAGATGAGGAGAACAGACATGACGAGATCGATAACGCCAGAGTCGCTGCTGTGGATATGGCTGCTGGTCATTAATTGTATAGCGTATATTACGATGAGCATCGACAAGAGCCGGGCCGAACGCCGACGTACCCGGCATCGGATTCCGGAGAAGAACCTGTTCTGGCTGGCAGCTATTGGCGGGGCGCTTGGGATCTGGGTATCGATGTATACACGCAGACACAAGACCAAGCACCGTTCCTTTGTGGTCGGTATTCCGCTGCTGCTGGTGCTGAATATATTGGTATACGGGTACATTTTCTATCGCTGGTTTAGCTGATGATCCATGATACGACAGCTCTGCTGCTATCCAAACCATAATCAAGGGTCTGGCTGTATAGCCGGGCCTTTGGTTTCATTATGGAAGCTATTCGGGTAATTTATACGTGTAAGCGTCTGTATTTATTTCTGGTAAATACGCTAGACGATAGTAAAACATCTTGGCAGGGCAGCCCTGATCAGTGAAATGTGCATGATTATATGTAATAAGTGATATAATGAGCATGTGCCGCACACTGCTGTTAGAGCTGCTGAAGATATACATACCGCATGCTGCCAGCTATTGTACGACATATGCAGCCTGCGGGCGCATATAGTCATAGAAAAAAAGGGAGGGGAATACTATGTTATTCTCAAATATTCTGCTTGCGTACGATGGTTCCAAAGCATCCAACAAAGCGCTCAACCGTGCTGTTGAGCTAGCCAAAGCCAATCCGGAAGCGCATATTGATGCGATTCACGTATTTGATTTCCCACGTTACTTTATGGGAGAAGGAATCGTACCGGTTCCAACTACTTCGAATGAAGAACTGTACGAAATGGCTATGCAGACTGCCAAGGAAGCGAAGCGCCGTCTGGAAGAGTCCGGTATTCCGAACAAGTTCGATGTCGAGATGATCCAGGGTAACGCTGCACAGAGCGTGCTGGACTTTGCCGCATCCCATAACTCGGACGTGATCGTTATCGGCAGCCGCGGACTGGGCAGTATTCGTGAATTTGTACTCGGCAGTGTCAGCCATAACGTGGTACAGCATGCCCAGATTCCGGTACTGATCGTAAAATAAGGGATATAAAGCACTATAATTGAAGATCATACTCAAGACGCACGATTCTTCTCTTCGGATTCATGAAGAGTAAGGAAAGTGCGTCTTTGGTTATTTAGACAGCAACCGAACCTGAAAAGTCTATTAAATTAATAAAAATACGAACGATCGATTATGTGAAGTAATGAACGTTCGCCTTTTAAGTTGACATGGTATGTAGGTGGTTGGTACACTGTGTAATGTAGCTTAGAGCGATGCAACAATTGAATGACTCGTATAAAACCGGGAATACGGCCCGGAAGTTTCTACCCGGAAACCGTAAATTTCCGGACTACGAGGGTGAACAGCGAATGGCAGTCCTAATCATATATTGGTACGAACAAATGCAGCCAGCCTACTCTCCTACAGAGTCGGCAGTAGCGTTGTGTAAGACCGATAGATATGAATAGTGGAGCAGATGCCGCTGCACCCGGTACGTCCGGAAATCCTGGAGATAGCGATTATTTCTGATCAGGGTTTGCGGATTTTTTTATGACTATTCCGGGGAATGCGCTTCATACTGTGAGAACATGATGCTGTTATGCTCTACATAGCAGAATCTTACCATATCGCTGCCTATGCGGTGGCAATCCATAATTACAGAAAGTAGGTTATCACATGTCAGTACAGGTCGCTGTCGTTATGGGCAGCAAGTCAGACTGGGAAACAATGCAGCACGCCTGCCAGATGCTGGAGGAGCTGGAGATTGCTTATGAGAAAAAAGTGGTCTCGGCGCATCGTACGCCTGATTTGATGTTTGAGTTTGCCGAGCAGGCTTCAGCACGCGGGATCAAGGTTATCATCGCCGGAGCCGGTGGTGCAGCTCATCTGCCAGGAATGATTGCTGCCAAAACGCTGCTGCCCGTTATTGGCGTGCCGGTCAAGTCGGCTGCGCTGAATGGACTGGATTCGCTGCTGTCGATCGTACAGATGCCGGGTGGTATCCCGGTCGCGACAGTCGCTATCGGCAAAGCAGGTGCGACGAATGCAGGACTGCTCGCTGCCCAGATCCTCGGTGCCTTTGACCCTGAAGTGATGCAGCGTGTGGAAGCGCGCCGTGAACGGATCAAGCAGGAAGTACTGGAATCGAGTGATACTCTGGGAGTGGAACAATGATGGAGCATAATCACAATCGTCCTCAAGCAGGCAAAGTTATTGCTCCCGGCGCAACAGTAGGTATTCTCGGCGGCGGACAGCTGGGACGAATGATGGTACTGCAGGGCGCACCGCTCGGGTACCGGTTTATTACCCTTGATCCGGCTCCGGATTCACCTTGTGGTCAGGTCAGCCGGCAGATTACCGCAGCCTATGATGATGTAGAAGCCGCGCGCAGACTGGCGGAGCAGGCAGATGTGATTACGTATGAATTTGAAAATGTGGACGCAGGTGTCGCAGCGCTATTGGCCGAGCAATCCTACGTACCCCAGGGCAGTCATCTGCTGTATACGACCCAGCATCGACTGCGGGAAAAGCGGGCGATCGAAGCGGCAGGAGCGACAGTGGCTCCCTATGCGGAAGTGACCAGCGCAGCAGAAACACTGGCTGCCGTCCAAAAGTTCGGCACACCATGCGTCCTGAAAACAGCGACCGGTGGCTACGATGGCAAAGGACAGTTCGTAATCCGTACGGAAGAGCAGGCGATACAGGCTTATGAAGAACTAAGTGCAGCCGGTACGGAGCTGGTGGTAGAGCAGTTTATTCATTTCCAGTGTGAACTGTCCGTGATTGCTGCTCGCAGCACACAGGGCGAGATTACGACTTTTCCGGTAGCGGAAAATATTCACGTCGATAATATCCTGCATCTGTCGATCGTACCTGCCCGTGTACCAGAAGACGTGCAGCGCAGAGCGGAACAGATGGCAGCGGATATCGCCGAATCGATGAACGCGGTCGGCCTACTCGCGGTAGAGTTATTCTGTACAGCAGATGGACAGCTGTATGTGAACGAGCTGGCTCCGCGTCCGCACAACTCCGGACATTATACGATGGAAGCCTGCGCCACCTCGCAGTTCGAGCAGCATGTACGGGCCATCTGCGGACTGCCGCTTGGCAGTACGGCGCTGCGTACGCCTGTAGTGATGGTCAATATACTGGGAGAACATATTCCGGATGTGGTAGAGCGGATGGTGTCGACCGATGCAGCAGCAGAGCAGCTGAACGTCGTACCGAAGTACCATTTATATGGGAAAGAAGAAGCCAAGCACAAGCGCAAGATGGGACATATCAATGTGCTGTGTCATAATATAGAAGATGCTCTGGCATGGATCAACCAAACGAACATATGGAGGAATAAATAAACTTATGATTGAACGTTACAGCAGACCGGAAATGCGAAATATCTGGAGTGAGGAAAATAAATTCAAAGCCTGGCTCGAAGTGGAAATTTGTGCCTGTGAAGCATGGGCAGAACTCGGCGTAATTCCGCAGGAAGATGTGGACAAGCTGCGCGCCAATGCCACTTTTGACATGGATCGTATTTATGAAATCGAGCAGGAAACGCGCCATGATGTGATTGCCTTTACCCGTGCGGTATCCGAAAGTCTGGGTGAAGAGCGCAAATGGGTTCACTACGGACTGACATCCACGGATGTAGTCGATACGGCACTTGGCTATCTACTGCGTCAGGCAAACGAAATCCTGGAGCGCGATATTATCAACTTTATCGATATTCTGAAAGAAAAAGCACTGGCTTACAAAAATACGCCGATGATGGGACGTACGCATGGTGT
It encodes the following:
- a CDS encoding sucrose-specific PTS transporter subunit IIBC encodes the protein MAQNHEIAKEVLDAVGGKENIASFAHCATRLRIMVNDKEKIDQKQVENIEKVKGAFFNAGQYQIIFGTGTVNQIYEEMEKLGLDGSSKEEVKSQAKQQGGHFQRAIRTFGDVFVPIIPVLVATGLFMGLRGLLTQPEVLSWFGTTPEALSPNFLLYTKVLTDTAFAFLPALVAWSAFRVFGGSPVLGIILGLMLVNPALPNAYSVADGSAEPLTMFGFIPVVGYQGSVLPAFFVGLLGAKFERYLRKRIPESLDLILTPFLTLLVMITLGLFAIGPVFHSLEEVVLHGTTAVLNMPYGIAGIIIGFLHQIIVVTGVHHIFNLLEIQLLEKTGVNPFNAIITCAMAAQAAACLAVGLKTKDAKLKALALPSSFSAFLGITEPAIFGVNLRYMKPFIMGLIGGAAGGFLASLLHLAGTGMAITVLPGTLLYLNSQLPMYILCNLVAMAIGFALTWVFGFNDKMLNDMKIADK
- a CDS encoding MurR/RpiR family transcriptional regulator, coding for MKYMQNLTVQEKHIVEYILRDPQVVFDHTAQEIAGLTFTSASTVVRLCKKLGAQGYPDFQLKLALDDEIRQLSSNRLAARQPSGSLTDHMEWIPAIYDEALIETRRRIDLAVLQPVCDWVQEAVRIDIYGSESNYYTAQQACARWNEIGRSAIAHNSANHHYLSNPHLDASILSFVISHTGRNPAMLEIARTLKEKGRRIVALTGGMDTPLARLCDYTLLTYAAPIGPASKMFSAISAQYLFDVLLVSNWSTP
- a CDS encoding Gfo/Idh/MocA family protein — translated: MNIGIIGTGSIAHAFLDALQHIPSASCTAILSRRQSTAEPLAQQYGIARIHTVLDELLHDPEVDWIYIASPNSLHFDYALQALQHGKHVICEKPFTSTTRELQILIRTARKQQLFLFEAITNIHLPNYQWIKQNIDRLGPIRLIQCNYSQYSRKYNELLSGGLPNVFNPAFSGGALMDINIYNLHLVMNLFGSPRQVSYTANKHSGGIDTSGVLVLTYDEYIAECVGAKDTHGMNFVLIQGENGYFHIEHGANGCRRILIHTGEQQMEYNEQTIDNPLYYELAVFEEIYRSSDYSRCYELLDHSYAVMQTLEAARRDAGIVFAADTMDHPLSSF
- a CDS encoding N-acetylmannosamine-6-phosphate 2-epimerase encodes the protein MTLDSLGLQGKLIVSCQALEHEPLYSSFIMGRMALAAQQGGAAGIRANTAEDINEIRQQVQLPVIGIVKRNYGEHPVFITPTLKEVAELAATGCEIVALDATDRPRPDGMSLSELVRQIRQQYPQLLLMADVSTVEEGLEAQRLGFDLVSATLVGYTEQTKGQKLYENDFAILKEMLRQITAPIVAEGNILTPEMAARCLELGVYSVVVGGAITRPQQITERFIEQMKQRMQG
- a CDS encoding alpha-galactosidase, which encodes MSIFYDEKQATFHLQTSSTSYVIQLIHGRHLAHLYWGPALRHSTVGSLLRRIERASFSPNYHDEDRTFSFDTLPQEYPGYGRGDYREPAFEVMLPNGSSVNDLHYVSHRITAGKPALEGLPATYVEQDSEADTLEITLRDELTGLEAIVQYSVFGELNAITRAVRLHNQGSEPVSIRRALSSSVDFHQDQYEMMHLSGAWVRERHVHYRPLTPGLQRVESKRGSSSHQHNPFIALLEKGATEDHGQVYGMSLVYSGNFIAQVEVDQFRTTRMQVGLSPFDFEWKLEAGETFQTPEAVLVHSANGLGGMSRTYHKLYRTHLSRGTHRDQVRPILINNWEATYFDFDAPKIKRIAAAGQELGIELFVLDDGWFGHRDNDRSSLGDWVEDRRKLPEGLGKLAQEIVDTGMQFGLWFEPEMVSPDSDLYRKHPDWCLHVPDRSRSMGRQQLILDLSRQDVCDYIVESVSSVLASAPITYVKWDMNRNMSEIGSALLPAERQRETAHRYMLGLYNVLERITSAFPDVLFESCSGGGGRFDPGMLYYMPQTWTSDDTDAVERLKIQYGTSMVYPASSMGSHVSAVPNHQVGRITSFATRGHVAMSGNFGYELDLTSLTEEEKQEVREQVTQYKQLRGLIQFGEFYRLLSPFEGNYTAWMFVSEDQQEAFGGYFQVLSEPNPPLRRLRLRGLNPESRYRMSVNGIEEEQVYYGDELMYHGIALIEKYEDFQSTLFTFKSVQ
- a CDS encoding DUF1294 domain-containing protein, giving the protein MTRSITPESLLWIWLLVINCIAYITMSIDKSRAERRRTRHRIPEKNLFWLAAIGGALGIWVSMYTRRHKTKHRSFVVGIPLLLVLNILVYGYIFYRWFS
- a CDS encoding universal stress protein produces the protein MLFSNILLAYDGSKASNKALNRAVELAKANPEAHIDAIHVFDFPRYFMGEGIVPVPTTSNEELYEMAMQTAKEAKRRLEESGIPNKFDVEMIQGNAAQSVLDFAASHNSDVIVIGSRGLGSIREFVLGSVSHNVVQHAQIPVLIVK
- the purE gene encoding 5-(carboxyamino)imidazole ribonucleotide mutase produces the protein MSVQVAVVMGSKSDWETMQHACQMLEELEIAYEKKVVSAHRTPDLMFEFAEQASARGIKVIIAGAGGAAHLPGMIAAKTLLPVIGVPVKSAALNGLDSLLSIVQMPGGIPVATVAIGKAGATNAGLLAAQILGAFDPEVMQRVEARRERIKQEVLESSDTLGVEQ
- the purK gene encoding 5-(carboxyamino)imidazole ribonucleotide synthase — protein: MEHNHNRPQAGKVIAPGATVGILGGGQLGRMMVLQGAPLGYRFITLDPAPDSPCGQVSRQITAAYDDVEAARRLAEQADVITYEFENVDAGVAALLAEQSYVPQGSHLLYTTQHRLREKRAIEAAGATVAPYAEVTSAAETLAAVQKFGTPCVLKTATGGYDGKGQFVIRTEEQAIQAYEELSAAGTELVVEQFIHFQCELSVIAARSTQGEITTFPVAENIHVDNILHLSIVPARVPEDVQRRAEQMAADIAESMNAVGLLAVELFCTADGQLYVNELAPRPHNSGHYTMEACATSQFEQHVRAICGLPLGSTALRTPVVMVNILGEHIPDVVERMVSTDAAAEQLNVVPKYHLYGKEEAKHKRKMGHINVLCHNIEDALAWINQTNIWRNK